From the Danio aesculapii chromosome 9, fDanAes4.1, whole genome shotgun sequence genome, one window contains:
- the arglu1a gene encoding arginine and glutamate-rich protein 1-A has product MGRSRSRSSSRSKHSKHSRKRSRSKSKSKKRSRSKELKRNRRSRSRSGSRRDRGGSPPDRTDMFGRTLSKRHTDEKQKREEEDRRVEIERQRKIRQQEIEERLIEEETARRVEELVARRVEEELEKRRDEIEHEVLRRVEEAKRIMEAQLLQELERQRQAELNAQKAREEEEKSKRVELERILEENNRKIADAQAKLAEDQLRIVEEQRKIHEERMKLEQERQKQQKEEQKMILGKGKSRPRLSFSLKATE; this is encoded by the exons ATGGGACGTTCAAGGAGCCGCAGCTCGTCCCGGTCCAAACACTCAAAACACAGCCGCAAACGGAGCCGCTCCAAATCCAAATCTAAGAAAAGGAGCAGGTCGAAGGAGCTAAAGAGGAACAGACGGTCCCGCTCAAGATCCGGCAGCAGAAGGGACAGAGGTGGCTCACCACCCGACCGAACAGACATGTTCGGCCGGACACTGAGCAAGAGACACACCGACGAAAAACAGAAGAGAGAAGAGGAGGACAGGAGAGTAGAGATAGAGAGACAGAGGAAGAT TCGCCAGCAGGAGATCGAGGAGCGTCTGATCGAAGAGGAGACGGCGAGGCGTGTGGAGGAGCTTGTGGCGCGACGGGTGGAGGAGGAACTTGAGAAGCGGCGTGATGAGATTGAGCATGAGGTCTTACGCCGAGTGGAGGAGGCCAAACGCATCATGGAAGCACAGCTTTTGCAGGAGCTAGAGAGGCAGAGGCAGGCTGAACTGAACGCCCAGAAAGCCAGAGAG GAGGAAGAAAAATCCAAACGAGTGGAGCTTGAGAGAATTTTGGAAGAAAACAACCGAAAGATTGCTGATGCTCAGGCTAAACTG gCTGAGGATCAGCTACGTATAGTAGAAGAACAAAGGAAAATCCATGAGGAACGCATGAAGCTTGAACAGGAGAGGCAGAAACAACAGAAAGAGGAACAGAAGATGATATTGGGGAAGGGCAAGTCCCGACCTcgtctctccttctctctcaaaGCTACTGAGtga